The Ictalurus furcatus strain D&B chromosome 5, Billie_1.0, whole genome shotgun sequence genome includes a region encoding these proteins:
- the si:dkeyp-82a1.6 gene encoding torsin-1A-interacting protein 2 isoform X1 has product MDRVDLERESAELRRSTRQLRNKGVFAIDLRPRGALKRKRNITAFTTTEECGSDEGSPDKVSKLQMEKDAEDGHENGDQNNTVEMDAEEHEDQNEDMSSEDESENCEAVMKTKPLIQEERVIRTLRVGNLETEEMRAFLRRQSNSHQKSQAPELSKLTGCGDTVHGSQILSREPSRTGSASINLKPQENRTDILTVRSSIRQYHNKMEEKARGVSAADHQGRDRYPYVKGHATHTYKTNNLPAEKQSLDHTNTELRKKFTTKVGSTPPSRADVWGVCRWLQWAVLLLASLVLGLMAYQHFPSSSRTNEHHNRLLYSASFETHLAELKLLFPSQRPELWKRTEIHLKRHLNLTDPTEPVSLILTSGQAAEKTLGCLAQQLAEAFSNAFNSSVLGIDGTSKSVQDSDQVKLDIDKALKEAFEGGTQAAVIHRFEELPPGSTLIFYRYCDHENSAFKKVFLVFTVMLPVAELDFKLSLNEVEEQVQEYLKKKFVSSDGTVEFNQMDVDKLSGLWSRISHLILPVTAEQKIEHHGCGE; this is encoded by the exons CGCGTCGATTTGGAAAGAGAGAGTGCTGAATTGAGAAGAAGCACCAGACAGTTGCGGAATAAAG GAGTCTTTGCAATTGACTTGAGACCGAGAGGAGCgctgaagaggaagagaaacatCACAGCTTTTACCACCACTGAAGAGTGTGGCTCAGATGAAG GATCTCCAGATAAGGTCTCCAAGCTTCAGATGGAGAAGGACGCAGAAGATGGACATGAGAATGGGGACCAAAATAATACAGTGGAAATGGATGCGGAGGAACATGAAGATCAGAACGAAGACATGAGTTCAGAGGATGAAAGTGAAAATTGTGAGGCAGTCATGAAGA CAAAACCTCTCATCCAGGAGGAAAGGGTGATCAGAACACTGCGTGTGGGGAATCTGGAAACGGAGGAGATGAGGGCATTCTTACGGCGGCAAAGCAACTCGCATCAAAAGTCACAGGCACCAGAGCTGTCCAAACTGACAGGGTGTGGAGACACAGTTCATGGTTCTCAGATTTTATCAAGAG AACCCTCCAGAACAGGCTCTGCTTCTATCAATCTCAAACCACAGGAGAACAGgacagacattttgacagtgAGGAGCAGCATAAGACAGTATCACAACAAAATGGAGGAGAAAGCCAGAG GTGTTTCTGCTGCTGATCATCAGGGCAGGGACAGGTATCCATATGTGAAAGGTCACGCAACACACACCTACAAGACAAATAACCTTCCTGCTGAAAAACAGTCCCTagaccacacaaacacag AATTAAGGAAAAAATTTACCACAAAAGTAGGTTCAACGCCCCCCTCAAGAG CAGATGTATGGGGTGTATGCAGGTGGCTTCAGTGGGCTGTGCTCCTGCTGGCCTCACTTGTGTTGGGCTTAATGGCTTATCAACACTTTCCGTCCTCATCCAGAACAAATGAACATCACAACAGATTGTTGTACAGTGCATCTTTCGAAACCCACTTGGCTGAACTAAAGCTGTTATTCCCTAGCCAGCGACCGGAACTCTGGAAAAGGACTGAGATCCATCTTAAGCGCCACCTTAATCTGACCGATCCAACTGAACCAGTGAGTCTCATCCTAACCTCTGGTCAAGCGGCTGAGAAGACTCTGGGTTGTCTGGCTCAACAGTTAGCTGAGGCGTTTTCTAACGCTTTCAACTCCTCAGTACTGGGTATTGATGGAACCAGCAAAAGTGTACAAGACAGCGACCAGGTTAAGCTGGACATTGATAAAGCGCTGAAAGAGGCCTTTGAAGGTGGCACACAGGCAGCTGTTATTCACCGTTTTGAAGAGCTTCCTCCTGGATCTACACTCATCTTCTACCGCTACTGTGATCATGAGAATTCTGCCTTTAAGAAAGTCTTTTTGGTTTTCACTGTGATGCTCCCTGTTGCTGAGCTAGATTTCAAACTCAGTCTGAATGAAGTGGAAGAGCAGGTACAAGAGTACTTAAAAAAGAAGTTTGTCTCCTCTGACGGGACTGTTGAGTTTAACCAGATGGATGTAGACAAGCTAAGTGGGCTGTGGAGCAGAATCTCCCATCTCATCCTACCAGTAACTGCAGAGCAGAAGATCGAACATCATGGATGTGGGGAGTGA
- the si:dkeyp-82a1.6 gene encoding torsin-1A-interacting protein 2 isoform X2 → MDRVDLERESAELRRSTRQLRNKGVFAIDLRPRGALKRKRNITAFTTTEECGSDEGSPDKVSKLQMEKDAEDGHENGDQNNTVEMDAEEHEDQNEDMSSEDESENCEAVMKTKPLIQEERVIRTLRVGNLETEEMRAFLRRQSNSHQKSQAPELSKLTGCGDTVHGSQILSREPSRTGSASINLKPQENRTDILTVRSSIRQYHNKMEEKARGVSAADHQGRDRYPYVKGHATHTYKTNNLPAEKQSLDHTNTELRKKFTTKVGSTPPSRDVWGVCRWLQWAVLLLASLVLGLMAYQHFPSSSRTNEHHNRLLYSASFETHLAELKLLFPSQRPELWKRTEIHLKRHLNLTDPTEPVSLILTSGQAAEKTLGCLAQQLAEAFSNAFNSSVLGIDGTSKSVQDSDQVKLDIDKALKEAFEGGTQAAVIHRFEELPPGSTLIFYRYCDHENSAFKKVFLVFTVMLPVAELDFKLSLNEVEEQVQEYLKKKFVSSDGTVEFNQMDVDKLSGLWSRISHLILPVTAEQKIEHHGCGE, encoded by the exons CGCGTCGATTTGGAAAGAGAGAGTGCTGAATTGAGAAGAAGCACCAGACAGTTGCGGAATAAAG GAGTCTTTGCAATTGACTTGAGACCGAGAGGAGCgctgaagaggaagagaaacatCACAGCTTTTACCACCACTGAAGAGTGTGGCTCAGATGAAG GATCTCCAGATAAGGTCTCCAAGCTTCAGATGGAGAAGGACGCAGAAGATGGACATGAGAATGGGGACCAAAATAATACAGTGGAAATGGATGCGGAGGAACATGAAGATCAGAACGAAGACATGAGTTCAGAGGATGAAAGTGAAAATTGTGAGGCAGTCATGAAGA CAAAACCTCTCATCCAGGAGGAAAGGGTGATCAGAACACTGCGTGTGGGGAATCTGGAAACGGAGGAGATGAGGGCATTCTTACGGCGGCAAAGCAACTCGCATCAAAAGTCACAGGCACCAGAGCTGTCCAAACTGACAGGGTGTGGAGACACAGTTCATGGTTCTCAGATTTTATCAAGAG AACCCTCCAGAACAGGCTCTGCTTCTATCAATCTCAAACCACAGGAGAACAGgacagacattttgacagtgAGGAGCAGCATAAGACAGTATCACAACAAAATGGAGGAGAAAGCCAGAG GTGTTTCTGCTGCTGATCATCAGGGCAGGGACAGGTATCCATATGTGAAAGGTCACGCAACACACACCTACAAGACAAATAACCTTCCTGCTGAAAAACAGTCCCTagaccacacaaacacag AATTAAGGAAAAAATTTACCACAAAAGTAGGTTCAACGCCCCCCTCAAGAG ATGTATGGGGTGTATGCAGGTGGCTTCAGTGGGCTGTGCTCCTGCTGGCCTCACTTGTGTTGGGCTTAATGGCTTATCAACACTTTCCGTCCTCATCCAGAACAAATGAACATCACAACAGATTGTTGTACAGTGCATCTTTCGAAACCCACTTGGCTGAACTAAAGCTGTTATTCCCTAGCCAGCGACCGGAACTCTGGAAAAGGACTGAGATCCATCTTAAGCGCCACCTTAATCTGACCGATCCAACTGAACCAGTGAGTCTCATCCTAACCTCTGGTCAAGCGGCTGAGAAGACTCTGGGTTGTCTGGCTCAACAGTTAGCTGAGGCGTTTTCTAACGCTTTCAACTCCTCAGTACTGGGTATTGATGGAACCAGCAAAAGTGTACAAGACAGCGACCAGGTTAAGCTGGACATTGATAAAGCGCTGAAAGAGGCCTTTGAAGGTGGCACACAGGCAGCTGTTATTCACCGTTTTGAAGAGCTTCCTCCTGGATCTACACTCATCTTCTACCGCTACTGTGATCATGAGAATTCTGCCTTTAAGAAAGTCTTTTTGGTTTTCACTGTGATGCTCCCTGTTGCTGAGCTAGATTTCAAACTCAGTCTGAATGAAGTGGAAGAGCAGGTACAAGAGTACTTAAAAAAGAAGTTTGTCTCCTCTGACGGGACTGTTGAGTTTAACCAGATGGATGTAGACAAGCTAAGTGGGCTGTGGAGCAGAATCTCCCATCTCATCCTACCAGTAACTGCAGAGCAGAAGATCGAACATCATGGATGTGGGGAGTGA
- the LOC128607966 gene encoding uncharacterized protein LOC128607966 produces MKPKVIIFIYLGGPILHFVKCYSSGNFDAFPAICQTMEVVHSTYLPQNTEPPFKVVPDMISVSSSDVGKSFDVTLKADGYEPFRGFLLKAQKLDKTTPQGIFSLVDTSFSRLQTCNGIKDTAVTQTDNQKKTEIKVKWNVSETGVYFFRATFVQTYRIFWIHKEISSTIMTPSFTTDLVTAGPVTPDPVTSDLVTSGPVTPDPVTPGPVTPGPVTPDPVTPGPVTPDPVTPGPVTPGPVTPDPVTPGPVAPDPVTPDPVTPGPVTPGPVTPDPVTPDPVTTTTITISTSTTLSSVTKTAPPQKYLFESSLTLHLLSYLCLAVCGPFLAKACVCVWTKVTSFLSLAFSLAAFILLLIDNKQVEAEILAGVAAGLNLCQTILIFFLCGPCHEL; encoded by the exons ATGAAACCCAAAGTTATAATCTTTATTTACTTAGGAGGACCCATATTACACTTCGTGAAATGTTACAGCAGTGGCAATTTTGACGCTTTTCCAGCTATATGTCAGACAATGGAAGTTGTTCACAGCACCTATCTACCTCAGAACACTGAACCACCTTTTAAAGTTGTCCCAGATATGATCAGTGTTAGTTCTTCAGATGTGGGAAAATCCTTTGATG TAACACTGAAAGCTGATGGCTATGAACCATTCCGTGGTTTTTTGTTGAAAGCACAAAAACTAGACAAAACAACACCTCAGGGGATTTTTTCTTTGGTGGACACAAGCTTCAGCAGACTTCAGACATGTAATGGTATAAAG GATACAGCTGTAACGCAAACAGATAAccaaaaaaagactgaaataaaGGTCAAATGGAATGTTTCTGAAACTGGAGTATATTTTTTCAG GGCTACATTCGTTCAGACATATCGAATATTCTGGATCCATAAAGAAATCTCTTCTACAATCATGACACCATCCTTTACAACAGACCTTGTAACAGCAGGCCCTGTAACACCAGACCCTGTAACATCAGACCTTGTAACATCAGGCCCTGTAACACCAGACCCTGTAACACCAGGCCCAGTAACACCAGGCCCAGTAACACCAGACCCTGTAACACCAGGCCCAGTAACACCAGACCCTGTAACACCAGGCCCAGTAACACCAGGCCCAGTAACACCAGACCCTGTAACACCAGGCCCTGTAGCACCAGACCCAGTAACACCAGACCCTGTAACACCAGGCCCAGTAACACCAGGCCCAGTAACACCAGACCCTGTAACACCAGACCCTGTAACAACAACCACCATAACAAtatcaacatcaacaacattaTCCTCAG TCACCAAAACTGCTCCACCGCAAAAATATTTG TTTGAATCATCGCTAACTCTACATTTGCTCAGTTATCTTTGTCTTGCTGTGTGTGGTCCTTTCCTAGCGAAagcctgtgtatgtgtttggACAAAG GTGACATCATTTCTGTCTTTGGCATTTTCATTGGCTGCTTTCATCCTCTTACTGATAGACAACAAACAA GTTGAGGCTGAAATTCTGGCAGGAGTAGCAGCAGGCCTCAACTTGTGTCAAACCATTCTAATATTCTTTCTCTGTGGACCGTGCCATGAATTGTGA